The sequence CCCTGGCGGCGGGCCATATCGCTCATGTTCAGCACCAGCAGCATAGGCAAGCCCAGGGCGCGGGCCTCCAGCACCAGGCGCAGGTTCAGACGCAAATGGGTGGCATCGGTCACACAGATCAGCAGCTCGGGCGGTGCCTCGCGCCCATGGGCGCCGGTAACGATGTCGCGCGTGATGCGCTCGTCCTCGCTGTGGGCATCCAGGCTGTAGGTGCCCGGCAGGTCCAGCAAACGCACGCGGCGTTTGGCCGGGGTGTTCAGCCAGCCTTCCTTGCGCTCCACCGTCACGCCGGCGTAGTTGGCCACTTTCTGGCGTGCACCGGTCAAGAGATTGAACAAGGCCGTCTTGCCGCAGTTGGGATTGCCCAGCAGCGCGGCGCGCAGCGGGGCCTGTTCACTCGCAGCGGAAGCGGTTTTGTCCAGCACGATCTGGGATTCGCGTGCGTTCATGGCTGAGCCTCCACCTGCACCAGCACCTTGGAGGCCTCATGGCGGCGCAGCGCAAACCGGGCCTGGCCCACGCGCACGGCCAGGGGATCGGGCCCGGGAAAGCCGGTGGCCACAATGCACACCGACTCACCTGGCAAAAAACCAATCTCCATCAAACGCAGCAGCAGCTCCTGCTCTTCTGGGGTGGTGGCAGGGGCCAGGTCGACCACACGGGCGGGCACGCGGGGCGCCAGACGGTCCAGCCCAAGCACAGCGGCGGCGGGGCTGGAATTCGCAGCGGAGGCCGCCGTTTGTGGTGCTGCCGAAGAAAGGGTTTGCATACCGGATTTTACTGATTTTGATTCTTATTTTCCGTTCTCTCCCCTGCTATTGCACAGCGGAACCAGAGCGGGCCACGGGGACTTTGCCAGCGCACGCTCACGCGCTGCGACCGTCCCCATGCGCAGCCCGCATTTTCCGGCGAGAATTCCGCCCCACTCTTTTTCTGCCTCCCCCATGAGCCATCCCTGCCTTGCCTGCGGCGCCTGCTGCGCGGCCTTTCGTGTGGATTTTTCCGTCCACGAGTCCGAGGCCATGGGTGGCCCGGTGCCCACAGGCCTGGCCGAGGAGGTGAATGATTTCACCTGCCGCATGCGCGGCACCGACTACGCCCGACCACGCTGCGCCGCCCTGGTGGGCACTGTGGGTGAGAAAGCCCATTGCGGCATTTACGAATGGCGCCCCTCGCCCTGCAGGGAATTCGCCATGGGCTCGGACGCCTGCAACCGCGTGCGGCTGCGCGTGGGTCTCAAGACACTCCCCTGAGAACGTGTTCAAAGTCTCGCCAGATGTGAGAAGCTCGCAGGATGAGAAAAGGCTACCCCAGCGATATCAAGCGCGAGCAGTTCGAAGTGATCCGGCCAATGCTGGAGAGTGCGCGCAAAAGGACGGCCCCACGCAAGGTGGAGCTTTACGAGGTGTTCTGCGCCGTGCTGTATCTGCTGCGCACGGGCTGCCAGTGGCGAGCGCTGCCCAGCGACTTTCCCAAGTGGCGCACGGTGCATTCGTACTGGGCGATCTGGAGCGAGCCCCGCGAGGAAGGCAGCCTGCTGGAGCAGGCTTTAAAAAAATCAGGTTGGCGCGGCCCGCGAGAAACTGGGGCGCAACGCATGCAGCGCGTTCTTGATCATCGACGCGCAGAGCGTGAAGAACACGGACACGGCGGGGCTGAAGGGCTATGACGCGGGCAAGAAGGTCTGTGGGATCAAGCGCCACATTGCGGTGGACACGCAGGGGCTGCCACATGCCATTGCGGTGACCACGGCCGAGGTAACGGACCGCAAAGGTGCCCTGCAGGCCCTGCAGCGCTGTAAGCGGACGTTGGGGCGAGTGCAAGGCGTGCTGTGCGACAGCGGCTACGTGGGCCAGCCCTTTGCGCAGGGCGTACAAGAGATTCTGGGCGAGCACGTGACGGTGCAAATCGCCAAGAGAAGCGAGATGCACAGCTTCAAGGTCATGCCCAAGCGCTGGGTAGTGGAGCGCAGCTTCGCCTGGCTGGAGAAGAACAGGAGGTTGTGGAAAAACTGCGAGCGTTGGCTCAACACCAGCTTGCAGTTCGTCCATCTGGCGTTCTTGGGGCTCTTGCTCAGGAGACTTTGAACACGCTCTGAGTCGCCTTTGGCGCCTTCCCCCCGCTCTTCGCTTGCTGCGCTCGCGGGCAGGGGGACGACAGCGCAGCATAAGGGGCGGCCCTTGCTCGCTGTCTCTGGCTTGGAACACGTCCGTTTCATACACAAGGCCATGAGATGGCCCGAGCCACCATCCTCCGCGCAATTGCGTTCAATACAGAGGGCGCAGCAAGGGCCACAGTGCGGCCTTGTGAAAGACCTCTCCCTGCTTTTTACCTCTTTGCTGCCCATGGCCAGCTTTGCCCTGGTGGGCGCCATCACGCCCGGCCCCGTCAATGTGCTGGCCCTGCGCCATGGCAGCCAGGGCGCGCAGCGCCAGGCCTTGCTGTATGTGCTGGGCGCCAGCCTCAGCTATGTGGGCGTGGTGGCTACCATGGGCCTGGGCGCCACCCAATTGCAACAGTTGCTGCCCCGGCTGGCCCGCAGCGGCCAATGGCTGTGCGCAGCCTATCTGCTGTGGCTGGCCTGGAAGCTGGCACGCGCGCCTGTGGGCCCGCAGACCTCAGACCCGGACCAGGCGCCCCCCAGCTCCTGGCAAGCCTTTGGCCAGGGCGTGGCGGTGCAAACGCTCAACCCCAAGGCCTGGCTGTTCGCCCTGTCGGCCGTGGGGGTGTTTGTGCTGCCGCATGCCTCCACGCCCCTGACGGCCCTGGGCCTGCTGTGCGCCGTGTCCCTGCTGGCCTGCCTGCTGGGTGTGGGCTGTTGGGCCGTGCTGGGGCGGGCCCTGGTGCGCTGGTTGACCTCTGCCCGGCGCCAGCGCGCCC comes from Comamonas sp. GB3 AK4-5 and encodes:
- a CDS encoding LysE family translocator, encoding MASFALVGAITPGPVNVLALRHGSQGAQRQALLYVLGASLSYVGVVATMGLGATQLQQLLPRLARSGQWLCAAYLLWLAWKLARAPVGPQTSDPDQAPPSSWQAFGQGVAVQTLNPKAWLFALSAVGVFVLPHASTPLTALGLLCAVSLLACLLGVGCWAVLGRALVRWLTSARRQRALHGLLAALLVGSVLGMLA
- a CDS encoding IS5 family transposase (programmed frameshift), with protein sequence MRKGYPSDIKREQFEVIRPMLESARKRTAPRKVELYEVFCAVLYLLRTGCQWRALPSDFPKWRTVHSYWAIWSEPREEGSLLEQALKKNQVGAAREKLGRNACSAFLIIDAQSVKNTDTAGLKGYDAGKKVCGIKRHIAVDTQGLPHAIAVTTAEVTDRKGALQALQRCKRTLGRVQGVLCDSGYVGQPFAQGVQEILGEHVTVQIAKRSEMHSFKVMPKRWVVERSFAWLEKNRRLWKNCERWLNTSLQFVHLAFLGLLLRRL
- a CDS encoding YkgJ family cysteine cluster protein, with product MSHPCLACGACCAAFRVDFSVHESEAMGGPVPTGLAEEVNDFTCRMRGTDYARPRCAALVGTVGEKAHCGIYEWRPSPCREFAMGSDACNRVRLRVGLKTLP
- a CDS encoding ferrous iron transport protein A, encoding MQTLSSAAPQTAASAANSSPAAAVLGLDRLAPRVPARVVDLAPATTPEEQELLLRLMEIGFLPGESVCIVATGFPGPDPLAVRVGQARFALRRHEASKVLVQVEAQP